One part of the Nitrospira defluvii genome encodes these proteins:
- the hemA gene encoding glutamyl-tRNA reductase, which translates to MHVIVVGLSHKTAPVEIREKLAVPESRLREALSRLCTYPGVREGLLLSTCNRVEVYAVVEDLESGYGRVQEFLADTHLSLSSEHLTPHLYWHAGDRAIGHLFRVASSLDSMIVGESQILGQIKDAFEVALTHKASGLLLNKIVKKAISVAKRVRTETKIAETAVSVSYAAVELAKKIFSNLTEKTVLLIGAGEMAKLAARHLIANGVRQVRITTRNFQHGLELAQKFNGTAVPFEDYKTELAEADIVLVSTGASHYLVTADDVQRAMRQRMSRPMFLIDISVPRNIDPAVRPIDDAFLFDIDDLHMRVEQNREDRLREAAKAEQMVVEEVAVLGQWLQSLEVTPTIVALRSRTEEIKRREVEKVLARLTHLSTEDRAAVESLASAIVNKMVHGTMVTLKTEATSSSGAAYVDAARRFFNLEETQPAYSSGQAEGQELPERNGPGHEATGFSEPSLVQHTTKEPGRRGR; encoded by the coding sequence ATGCATGTCATCGTAGTCGGATTGAGCCACAAGACCGCCCCGGTGGAGATTCGCGAGAAACTCGCCGTTCCCGAAAGTCGGTTGCGGGAGGCACTCAGCCGGCTCTGTACCTATCCTGGTGTTCGTGAGGGATTGCTGCTTTCCACCTGTAATCGGGTCGAAGTGTATGCCGTGGTCGAAGACTTGGAAAGCGGCTATGGTCGGGTTCAGGAGTTCCTGGCGGATACTCATCTGTCCCTTTCCTCGGAACATCTGACCCCGCATCTTTACTGGCATGCCGGCGACCGCGCGATCGGCCATCTCTTCCGCGTGGCTTCTAGTCTCGATTCGATGATCGTCGGTGAGTCCCAAATTCTCGGCCAAATCAAGGATGCGTTCGAGGTTGCCTTGACGCACAAGGCCTCGGGGTTATTGCTGAACAAAATCGTGAAGAAAGCCATTTCGGTCGCCAAACGTGTCCGGACCGAAACCAAAATTGCGGAGACGGCTGTCTCAGTGAGTTACGCCGCCGTCGAACTGGCGAAGAAAATCTTCTCAAACCTCACCGAAAAGACCGTGCTCCTGATCGGGGCGGGTGAAATGGCGAAATTAGCGGCTCGCCACCTGATCGCCAACGGAGTGCGTCAGGTGAGAATTACGACCAGGAACTTTCAGCACGGCTTGGAGTTAGCGCAGAAATTCAATGGCACCGCCGTACCGTTCGAGGACTACAAGACAGAACTCGCCGAGGCGGATATCGTGCTGGTGTCCACCGGAGCGTCGCACTATTTGGTCACTGCCGACGATGTGCAGCGGGCGATGCGACAACGGATGAGTCGCCCCATGTTTTTGATCGATATCTCCGTGCCACGCAATATCGACCCCGCCGTCCGGCCGATCGACGATGCCTTCCTCTTCGATATTGATGATTTGCATATGCGAGTGGAGCAAAACCGGGAGGACCGGTTGCGTGAAGCGGCGAAGGCTGAGCAGATGGTGGTGGAAGAAGTGGCCGTGCTCGGACAGTGGTTGCAATCTCTCGAAGTCACGCCGACCATTGTGGCGTTGCGCAGCCGAACCGAAGAAATCAAACGACGTGAGGTGGAGAAGGTCCTTGCGCGATTAACGCACCTGAGCACCGAAGATCGTGCCGCCGTGGAGTCGCTGGCCTCCGCCATCGTCAATAAAATGGTGCATGGCACGATGGTGACATTGAAGACCGAAGCCACGTCTTCCAGCGGCGCGGCCTATGTCGATGCCGCTCGCCGCTTCTTTAATTTGGAGGAGACGCAACCTGCCTATTCATCCGGACAGGCAGAGGGGCAGGAATTACCCGAGAGGAACGGACCCGGTCACGAAGCCACAGGATTTTCCGAGCCCTCATTGGTACAGCATACAACGAAGGAGCCTGGCCGGCGGGGTCGCTAA
- a CDS encoding sulfurtransferase TusA family protein, whose product MSQASSPTQIPDEELDLRGVICPYNFVKTKLKLESMAPGQLLLVHLDDGDPIRNVPRSVSDDGHDVLSQERADQSFRVVIRKRLDE is encoded by the coding sequence ATGTCTCAAGCATCTTCGCCGACTCAGATTCCAGACGAGGAGTTGGATCTTCGTGGGGTCATTTGTCCCTATAATTTCGTGAAGACCAAGCTCAAGCTGGAAAGCATGGCCCCCGGCCAACTCCTTCTTGTTCATCTCGACGACGGCGATCCCATCCGGAATGTCCCGCGTAGCGTGTCCGATGATGGCCATGATGTATTGTCGCAGGAGCGCGCCGACCAATCCTTTCGTGTCGTGATACGAAAGCGACTCGACGAATAA
- a CDS encoding bifunctional nuclease family protein, which yields MDAAKQQDASSELVALSVKQVLDDGNTDTRIVVLKSDDAGVTLPIWVGSAEGNAIRLAMDHVVTPRPMSHDLIRSFADHLGVRIERVVITDVKSSTYYASIAFASKGLHRTLDARPSDAIALALRAGCPIYATQDVLNRRTAVHLDAWINRLDTNNTETQQA from the coding sequence ATGGATGCCGCCAAGCAGCAGGATGCATCATCGGAGCTCGTGGCACTGAGTGTGAAGCAAGTGCTGGACGACGGCAACACCGACACGCGGATCGTCGTGCTGAAGAGTGACGATGCCGGCGTCACCTTGCCGATCTGGGTTGGGTCCGCCGAAGGGAACGCGATTCGCCTGGCCATGGACCATGTGGTGACACCTCGCCCGATGAGCCACGATCTCATCCGCAGCTTTGCGGATCACCTGGGTGTCCGCATCGAGCGGGTCGTCATTACGGACGTTAAGAGCAGTACGTACTATGCCAGCATCGCCTTCGCCTCGAAGGGGCTCCATCGGACCCTGGATGCTCGCCCTAGCGATGCCATTGCGCTGGCGCTCAGAGCCGGCTGCCCGATTTATGCCACCCAGGACGTCCTGAACCGGCGAACCGCGGTTCATTTGGATGCCTGGATCAATCGACTCGATACCAACAATACAGAAACCCAACAGGCGTGA
- the rplM gene encoding 50S ribosomal protein L13 — protein sequence MTKTYLEKPANVQRKWYLVDAEGKTLGRLAAKVATLLRGKHKPTFTPHVDTGDHVVIVNAEKVVLTGNKMESKTYSTHSGFPGGLKTLTAEHIHRKDPTKLLTKAIEGMLPKNPLGNHMAKKLRVYAGATHPHQAQKLESFSL from the coding sequence ATGACAAAAACGTATCTCGAGAAGCCCGCAAATGTGCAACGCAAATGGTACCTCGTGGACGCCGAGGGGAAGACACTTGGCCGCCTTGCGGCGAAAGTCGCCACCCTGTTGCGAGGCAAGCATAAACCGACCTTCACCCCCCATGTCGATACGGGTGATCATGTCGTCATTGTCAACGCGGAGAAGGTCGTGCTCACCGGCAACAAGATGGAAAGTAAGACCTACTCAACTCACAGCGGATTTCCTGGCGGCTTGAAGACGCTCACGGCAGAGCATATCCACCGAAAGGATCCGACCAAATTATTGACGAAGGCCATCGAAGGTATGTTGCCCAAGAATCCGCTCGGCAACCACATGGCCAAGAAGTTGCGCGTGTATGCCGGCGCAACGCATCCGCACCAAGCGCAAAAACTGGAATCATTCTCATTGTGA
- a CDS encoding cytochrome C assembly family protein — protein sequence MSSVFFMLTMGLYFVSTVCYLAYLLRRAETLSKVSLGITAIGFATHTVALVARMADTSQAQLPTFHEALSFFSWMLILVFLAVEFRRQLHVLGSFIVPLALISLVTAAAFRSDEASTLQPVFKTLWVHVTLSMLGTVGFAVAFVAGVMYLIQDGLLKSKRFNVLYAKLPALDYLDHLNQQSIVMGFPLLTLGIISGAFSAEIVRGTYVNWNPEQTWAMVTWGFYFAVLVGRLTIGWRAKRAAYLTIIGFAGVILTLIGVVLKSHGSVS from the coding sequence ATGTCATCAGTGTTTTTTATGCTCACGATGGGCCTCTATTTCGTGAGCACCGTGTGCTATCTGGCCTATCTGCTGCGGCGGGCCGAGACTCTGTCAAAGGTCTCGCTCGGGATCACGGCCATCGGGTTCGCCACCCACACCGTGGCATTGGTGGCCAGGATGGCCGATACCAGCCAGGCCCAATTACCCACGTTTCACGAAGCCCTCTCATTTTTTTCCTGGATGCTGATTTTGGTGTTTCTTGCCGTGGAGTTCCGTCGACAACTCCACGTACTTGGGTCTTTTATCGTACCGCTGGCGCTGATCTCGCTGGTGACCGCCGCGGCGTTCCGGTCGGATGAGGCCTCCACTCTCCAGCCCGTATTCAAGACCTTGTGGGTGCACGTCACCCTGAGCATGTTAGGAACGGTCGGATTTGCCGTGGCATTCGTTGCGGGGGTGATGTACCTCATTCAAGACGGTCTTCTCAAGTCCAAGCGGTTCAATGTGCTCTACGCAAAACTCCCGGCCCTGGACTATCTTGATCATTTGAACCAGCAGTCTATCGTGATGGGATTCCCGCTGTTGACGCTTGGGATCATCAGCGGAGCGTTTTCCGCGGAAATCGTCCGCGGCACTTACGTCAACTGGAATCCTGAACAGACCTGGGCCATGGTGACATGGGGCTTCTACTTCGCCGTCCTGGTCGGTCGATTGACCATCGGCTGGCGCGCCAAGCGAGCGGCCTATCTGACCATCATCGGTTTTGCCGGTGTGATTTTGACCCTGATCGGCGTGGTCTTGAAAAGTCACGGATCGGTGTCCTGA
- a CDS encoding CBS domain-containing protein, producing MVPVKSFMVPKDKFITVERDTDVRTAGRVMRDRNIGSLFVTNGKDVIGIITDTDMVRRVVATGADMTKTTVEQIMSAPLVTIEEHKTLLDANDLMAQTHLRHLGVTKDGQLVGMISVRDLVVFLTNLPRK from the coding sequence ATGGTTCCAGTCAAGTCATTCATGGTTCCCAAAGACAAATTCATCACCGTGGAGCGGGATACGGATGTGCGTACCGCGGGGCGAGTCATGCGCGATCGCAACATCGGTAGCCTGTTCGTGACCAACGGGAAGGATGTCATCGGCATCATTACCGACACCGATATGGTGCGGCGGGTGGTCGCTACCGGAGCGGATATGACCAAGACGACTGTCGAGCAGATCATGTCGGCGCCGCTCGTGACGATCGAGGAACATAAGACCCTCCTGGATGCGAACGACCTTATGGCTCAAACGCACCTCCGCCATCTTGGGGTGACCAAAGACGGGCAGCTCGTCGGGATGATCTCCGTGCGGGACTTGGTGGTGTTTCTGACCAATTTGCCGAGGAAGTGA
- a CDS encoding bifunctional riboflavin kinase/FAD synthetase translates to MKISRGLTPSASRPYSVVTIGNFDGHHHGHRALLDQVVTTARREAGTALVLTFDPHPVKILAPHVNLMFLTSPEEKLARFEAAGIDEVVFLEFSPAFAALNPLEFATQVLRDGIGTRELFVGKHFAFGRGRAGRIADLLEFGAQFGFRVHPMPPVTIDGEIVSSTRIRQMIQAGELQKAMRFLGRAYGIEGTVIAGARRGTELGWPTANLRLPEGRVIPPDGVYAARVLWKARRLDSVVYIGKRPTFGAGERLLEVSILDERLDLYGETIRVELLGFIREDRVFPSAEALTRQIESDVAAARAQLREAALDPVSPLHSQS, encoded by the coding sequence ATGAAGATTTCTCGGGGACTCACCCCATCCGCGTCCAGGCCCTATTCGGTGGTGACCATCGGTAATTTTGACGGTCATCATCACGGCCACCGCGCGCTCTTGGATCAAGTGGTGACGACTGCGCGCCGGGAGGCCGGCACGGCGTTGGTGTTGACGTTTGATCCGCATCCGGTGAAGATTCTCGCCCCACATGTCAACCTCATGTTTCTCACGTCGCCTGAGGAAAAGCTGGCTCGCTTTGAGGCCGCCGGTATTGACGAGGTGGTGTTCCTGGAATTTTCCCCCGCGTTCGCCGCGCTGAACCCATTGGAGTTTGCCACCCAGGTCTTACGTGATGGGATTGGTACGCGGGAGTTGTTTGTCGGGAAACATTTCGCCTTCGGTCGAGGACGTGCCGGACGTATCGCGGATTTGTTGGAATTTGGTGCGCAGTTCGGATTTCGTGTGCATCCCATGCCGCCGGTCACCATCGACGGGGAGATCGTCAGTTCCACGCGGATTCGTCAGATGATTCAAGCCGGTGAGTTGCAGAAAGCTATGCGGTTTCTCGGAAGAGCCTATGGTATCGAGGGAACCGTCATTGCCGGGGCTCGGCGCGGGACGGAACTCGGCTGGCCGACCGCCAATCTACGACTTCCTGAAGGGCGTGTCATTCCGCCTGACGGAGTGTATGCCGCACGGGTGCTTTGGAAAGCCCGGCGCCTGGATTCCGTGGTCTATATTGGAAAGCGGCCGACCTTCGGGGCCGGAGAACGGTTACTTGAAGTGTCGATTCTGGATGAACGGCTGGACCTCTATGGCGAAACCATTCGTGTTGAGCTGCTGGGGTTTATTCGCGAAGACCGTGTGTTCCCTTCTGCAGAGGCGTTGACCAGACAAATTGAGTCGGACGTGGCCGCTGCCCGTGCACAGTTGCGTGAGGCGGCCTTAGACCCGGTCTCACCGCTCCATTCCCAATCATGA
- the cobA gene encoding uroporphyrinogen-III C-methyltransferase, with amino-acid sequence MTTTTRTGRVFLVGAGPGDPKLLTLRGKECLEQADVILYDYLANEALLQHTSPEAERLYVGRRGRGQYRDQSEINRLLIDHARSGKYVVRLKGGDPFVFGRGGEEAEAVAAAGLEFEVVPGVTAAVAAPAYAGIPVTHRTMASTVTFVTGHEDPTKDRSRIEWTRLATVHGTLVFLMGMTNLPKIVQCLKAEGKEGATPVAVIRWGTRVSQRTVVGTLDDIVEKTAAAQMEPPTVIVVGEVVRLRSQLNWFERRPLFGTRVLVTRPKPQAAELSNLIQAQGGEAVECPTIEIAPPEDWAPLDAAMARLSTYGWLIFTSVNGVAPFMTRLLETRRDVRALAGMTICCIGPRTAEALAVYGLRADVIPEQFQAEGILDALAGRQIRGANVLIPRALVARELLPEQLRAQGAEVDVVPVYRTIRPVVATDRLVEQLKAGEIDVISFTSSSTVRNFVELFATRDELLQLVGSTTVACIGPITADTAREAGLTVHVMAAQNTIPALAEAIVQHVDSRRARHPTSAAS; translated from the coding sequence ATGACCACGACGACGCGCACAGGGAGAGTCTTCTTGGTTGGGGCGGGCCCCGGCGATCCGAAACTGCTTACGTTGCGCGGGAAGGAATGCCTCGAGCAGGCCGATGTCATCTTGTACGATTATCTCGCCAACGAAGCATTGCTTCAGCATACGTCCCCGGAGGCCGAACGCCTCTACGTCGGGCGTCGCGGCCGCGGTCAGTATCGAGACCAATCGGAGATCAATCGCCTCCTGATTGATCATGCGCGGTCGGGAAAATACGTCGTCCGTCTGAAGGGCGGCGATCCGTTCGTGTTCGGTCGGGGAGGAGAAGAGGCCGAGGCGGTTGCCGCCGCGGGGCTGGAATTCGAAGTGGTGCCTGGAGTGACGGCGGCCGTGGCAGCGCCGGCTTATGCGGGGATTCCCGTTACGCACCGCACCATGGCCTCGACCGTGACCTTCGTCACAGGTCACGAAGACCCTACCAAAGATCGCAGTCGTATCGAGTGGACGCGGCTGGCGACGGTGCATGGCACCTTAGTGTTTCTCATGGGCATGACCAACTTGCCGAAAATCGTGCAATGCCTCAAGGCTGAAGGCAAGGAGGGCGCCACACCCGTGGCTGTCATACGCTGGGGGACTCGGGTTTCTCAACGAACCGTCGTCGGGACGCTGGACGACATTGTGGAGAAAACGGCGGCAGCGCAGATGGAGCCGCCAACCGTGATCGTCGTCGGTGAAGTGGTGCGCTTGCGGTCGCAGTTGAATTGGTTCGAACGCCGCCCGCTGTTCGGCACACGCGTGCTGGTGACAAGGCCGAAACCTCAGGCGGCAGAGTTGTCCAATTTGATTCAGGCGCAAGGCGGGGAGGCCGTGGAATGTCCGACGATCGAAATAGCGCCTCCTGAAGACTGGGCTCCGTTGGATGCCGCGATGGCGCGTCTGTCTACCTACGGATGGTTGATTTTCACCAGCGTGAACGGTGTTGCGCCCTTCATGACTCGATTGCTCGAGACCAGGCGGGACGTGCGTGCCTTGGCCGGCATGACGATCTGCTGTATCGGCCCGCGCACGGCGGAGGCGTTGGCCGTGTATGGGTTACGGGCAGATGTGATCCCGGAGCAGTTTCAAGCGGAGGGGATCCTCGACGCCCTGGCCGGGCGGCAAATCCGTGGAGCCAACGTCTTGATTCCGCGCGCGCTGGTCGCTCGTGAGCTCCTACCGGAGCAGCTGCGCGCTCAGGGCGCGGAGGTCGATGTGGTGCCGGTGTACCGGACGATTCGCCCGGTTGTGGCGACGGATCGGCTTGTCGAGCAACTCAAGGCCGGCGAGATTGATGTGATTTCGTTTACCAGTTCGTCGACGGTGCGAAACTTTGTCGAGTTGTTCGCCACACGGGACGAATTGTTGCAGTTGGTCGGATCAACGACGGTCGCCTGCATCGGTCCGATTACCGCGGACACTGCCCGGGAAGCCGGTCTGACGGTGCACGTCATGGCTGCGCAGAATACCATTCCCGCGCTGGCGGAGGCCATCGTTCAGCATGTTGACAGTCGACGCGCTCGTCACCCCACTTCGGCGGCGAGTTGA
- a CDS encoding Fe(2+)-trafficking protein, protein MADVQCVTCGQAGEAITDMLFLGKLEAEIKAKVCKPCWKKWEGMRVMVINEYQVNLGDESGRELVKKQMKAFLKLGEQADTSKIDQNYRPAGT, encoded by the coding sequence ATGGCAGATGTGCAGTGTGTCACCTGTGGCCAGGCAGGCGAAGCAATCACGGATATGTTATTCCTGGGAAAACTGGAAGCAGAGATCAAGGCCAAGGTCTGTAAGCCCTGCTGGAAGAAATGGGAAGGGATGCGGGTCATGGTCATCAATGAGTATCAAGTCAATTTGGGCGATGAGAGCGGCAGAGAGCTGGTCAAGAAACAAATGAAAGCCTTCCTCAAACTCGGGGAACAGGCCGACACCTCGAAAATCGACCAGAACTACCGGCCGGCTGGCACGTAA
- a CDS encoding bifunctional nuclease family protein yields the protein MITQMRVKGLIFDPYNNAYIVVLRDEDNSDMLPIWVGKSEASAIGLALESVTAPRPMTHDLMKSFLDTFDAKIISVVITDLNDNTYFATIHLMYEDSEYTVDSRPSDAIALALRTSAPIFASEKVIKKQSSEELEQWLENLKPEDFGKLDT from the coding sequence GTGATTACACAAATGCGGGTAAAGGGTCTGATCTTCGACCCCTATAACAACGCCTATATAGTGGTGTTGCGCGACGAGGACAATTCGGACATGCTCCCAATCTGGGTGGGAAAGTCAGAAGCGAGCGCCATCGGTCTGGCACTGGAAAGCGTCACTGCCCCACGCCCCATGACCCACGACCTGATGAAATCATTTCTCGATACTTTCGATGCCAAGATCATCAGCGTGGTCATTACGGACTTGAATGACAATACCTACTTCGCCACGATTCACCTAATGTACGAAGATTCTGAATATACGGTCGATTCTCGTCCCAGCGACGCCATTGCGTTGGCCCTTCGAACCAGCGCGCCGATTTTCGCAAGCGAGAAGGTCATTAAGAAGCAGTCGTCCGAAGAGCTTGAGCAGTGGCTAGAAAATCTTAAACCCGAAGACTTCGGAAAGCTGGATACCTAG
- the hemC gene encoding hydroxymethylbilane synthase: MSRSTLILGTRGSKLAVHQSQWVQARLQELAPGLTISLKRIQTSGDKILDVPLAKIGGKGLFVKEIEDALLSGEIDLAVHSMKDVPTALPEGLEILCVPPREDARDALITRDGCGLDQLKPGARIGTSSLRRQAQLLHHRPDFVIEMLRGNLDTRLRKLREGQFDAIVLAAAGLRRLEWDAEISEYLPVHLSLPAIAQGALGIEARSNDSVVRDVLTRFEHRPTRMTVTAERALLHRLEGGCQVPIAAHAVLDGETLTLDGLVATVDGRRVIRHQIQGPAVDAQQLGTILAERLLADGADVILKDIYGRAS; this comes from the coding sequence ATGAGTCGTTCGACGCTGATTCTCGGTACGCGTGGCAGCAAGTTGGCCGTCCATCAAAGTCAGTGGGTTCAGGCGCGTCTCCAGGAACTGGCCCCCGGTCTTACCATCTCACTGAAACGCATCCAGACCTCGGGCGACAAGATCCTCGATGTCCCGCTCGCAAAAATCGGCGGCAAGGGGCTGTTCGTCAAAGAAATTGAAGATGCGCTTCTGAGCGGGGAGATCGACCTCGCGGTTCACAGCATGAAAGATGTCCCGACCGCATTACCGGAGGGGCTGGAGATCCTTTGCGTGCCGCCTCGTGAGGATGCGCGTGATGCGTTGATCACGCGGGATGGGTGCGGGCTGGATCAGCTGAAGCCCGGTGCCCGCATCGGTACCAGCAGCTTGCGACGGCAAGCCCAGTTGCTGCACCATCGCCCCGATTTTGTGATCGAGATGCTGCGCGGCAATCTGGACACCCGCCTCAGAAAGTTGCGCGAGGGACAATTTGATGCCATTGTGCTGGCTGCTGCGGGATTGCGGCGGTTGGAGTGGGACGCGGAGATTTCGGAATACCTTCCGGTTCATCTCAGCCTGCCTGCCATTGCTCAGGGCGCGCTGGGGATCGAGGCGCGCAGTAATGACAGCGTCGTGCGCGACGTGTTGACTCGTTTTGAACATCGTCCTACCAGAATGACCGTGACGGCCGAACGCGCTTTGCTGCATCGACTCGAAGGCGGCTGTCAGGTTCCCATCGCCGCGCATGCCGTGTTGGATGGAGAGACCTTGACCCTGGACGGCCTGGTGGCGACGGTCGATGGGCGGCGTGTCATTCGCCATCAGATTCAAGGCCCAGCAGTCGATGCTCAGCAGCTGGGGACGATATTGGCCGAGCGATTATTGGCTGATGGGGCGGATGTCATCCTCAAGGACATCTACGGTCGGGCGTCATGA
- the hemB gene encoding porphobilinogen synthase codes for MAFPMQRMRRTRETEPLRRLVRETNLTPNDFIYPVFVTEGQGRREPIASMPGQSRLSIDLLVKEAHEVKALGIPAMILFGIPDRKDERGTSGFDPDGIVQRAIRALKEQVPDLVVITDVCIDEYTSHGHCGIVKEGRILNDETLDCLRAMAKTHAQAGADMVAPSDMMDGRVAAIRDELDRAGFVDMPIMAYAAKFASCFYAPFRDAANSSPQFGDRQSYQMDPANRREALREIDLDVEEGADIVMVKPALPYLDIISAARDRTLLPIAAYQVSGEYSMVKAAAQAGWLDERRAMMESLLSIKRAGADIILTYFAKEAARLLQSRHA; via the coding sequence ATGGCTTTTCCGATGCAGCGCATGCGTCGAACGCGGGAAACAGAACCGCTACGGCGACTGGTTCGGGAAACGAATCTCACGCCGAACGACTTTATCTACCCCGTGTTCGTCACTGAGGGGCAGGGGCGTCGCGAGCCGATCGCGTCGATGCCGGGACAATCGCGCCTGTCCATCGATCTGCTGGTCAAAGAGGCTCACGAGGTCAAGGCGCTCGGCATTCCCGCCATGATCCTGTTCGGGATTCCGGATCGGAAAGACGAACGTGGCACCTCGGGCTTCGACCCGGATGGAATCGTGCAGCGCGCGATACGCGCTCTCAAGGAACAGGTCCCCGACCTGGTGGTGATCACGGACGTCTGCATCGATGAGTACACCAGTCACGGGCATTGCGGCATCGTGAAGGAGGGCCGGATTCTGAACGACGAAACGCTGGATTGCCTCAGAGCCATGGCCAAGACGCATGCGCAGGCCGGGGCCGACATGGTCGCTCCCTCAGACATGATGGACGGACGAGTGGCCGCCATTCGAGACGAACTGGATCGGGCCGGATTTGTGGATATGCCTATCATGGCCTATGCCGCCAAATTCGCGTCCTGCTTTTATGCTCCGTTTCGCGACGCCGCCAATTCCAGCCCGCAGTTCGGCGACCGTCAGTCGTATCAGATGGACCCGGCCAATCGACGCGAGGCATTGCGAGAGATCGACCTGGATGTCGAAGAAGGCGCCGACATTGTCATGGTCAAGCCGGCCCTGCCTTATTTGGACATCATCAGTGCGGCGCGAGATCGGACTCTGTTGCCGATTGCCGCCTATCAGGTGAGCGGTGAATACAGCATGGTCAAGGCGGCCGCGCAGGCAGGATGGTTGGATGAGCGTCGTGCCATGATGGAATCGTTGCTGTCGATCAAGCGAGCCGGTGCGGACATCATTCTGACCTATTTTGCAAAGGAAGCCGCCAGGCTTCTCCAGTCACGGCACGCATGA
- the rsmI gene encoding 16S rRNA (cytidine(1402)-2'-O)-methyltransferase produces MRKEQSQEKRASSRPPIGTLFLVGVPIGHPDDLTIRALATLRRVDLVATKNPLATQALLSHHGIHVPLTTYDRDNATEKTPILLDRLRRGQHLALVSDCGMPALYDPGRLLITAAAKAGLTVEVIPGPSIVAAAATLCGMDANAFVFEGRCAGGTHNFSRRLQSLQQESRPLILLPSVHALRHILTILLTTLGNRKAVLGLDLTQPGQQVLRGRVKALLTKEAIFNNASVAVLVVEGTGRRRTLGRKND; encoded by the coding sequence ATGAGGAAAGAACAGAGTCAAGAAAAGCGTGCGTCATCCCGTCCTCCGATCGGCACACTCTTCCTGGTCGGCGTGCCCATCGGACATCCGGATGATCTCACGATCCGCGCTCTGGCCACACTCCGTCGCGTCGACCTGGTCGCAACCAAAAATCCTCTGGCGACACAGGCGCTCCTGTCGCACCACGGCATTCATGTTCCCCTCACAACCTACGATCGTGACAATGCCACGGAGAAGACGCCGATTTTGCTGGATCGCTTGAGACGGGGACAGCACCTTGCACTCGTCTCCGATTGCGGCATGCCGGCTCTGTACGATCCAGGACGATTACTTATTACAGCTGCGGCGAAGGCTGGCCTGACGGTGGAAGTGATTCCCGGACCATCCATCGTGGCCGCGGCAGCCACTCTCTGCGGCATGGATGCCAACGCGTTCGTCTTCGAAGGTCGCTGCGCCGGCGGCACGCACAACTTCTCGCGTCGCCTCCAATCGTTGCAGCAGGAGTCGAGGCCCCTCATTCTGTTGCCTTCGGTGCACGCACTCCGCCACATTCTCACCATACTCCTGACCACGCTCGGCAACCGGAAGGCCGTCCTGGGACTCGACCTCACACAACCGGGTCAGCAGGTCCTGCGAGGACGTGTTAAAGCTCTGCTCACAAAGGAGGCGATTTTCAACAACGCGTCTGTTGCGGTACTGGTTGTGGAAGGCACGGGGCGGAGGAGGACACTAGGGAGAAAGAACGACTGA